The following nucleotide sequence is from Acyrthosiphon pisum isolate AL4f chromosome A2, pea_aphid_22Mar2018_4r6ur, whole genome shotgun sequence.
ttaatttggataaAACTATGTCAAAGTTATGATGacaaacattcaaaaaatgAGAATGGGCCACTTCATACCAGCCGGTTCACTTCACCCCGTCCTACGGTACCCTGAACTCAATTCAAACACATAAAAGTAGCATGGAATGATGGACTCAATTCAATATCACCGTTTTTGAATTGAGTccgtttagataatatataataaataataaataaaacatatgtattattaatgtttaacatgttcgatatttatatttaaatatttagggaataacatagatataatataatttataaataccattaaaacgttgtgttaaattttaagatactaataataatcgttGTTCAACATTAGTACCCACAgattttttcaatgtataaataGTCAGGGCTTAAGCCCTCCACCAAATTGAACCAATTTGCAATTATGAGTTAGCATAAtttctttatacttattattattattatatgattaaaaaaaaaactatttaataattaacattattatattacacaaaaagtgtacctatacaattatacataacaattattatttttaatattttttagcttattaactctttatacttattattattatgattaaaaaaatacaaacacacattttttggaGACTACTCAGTCAACCCCCACATGGTATCTTCTGGGTAACGCTAATTGGCTTAAGGGACTCAACTCGAATAACCTGAAAATATTGCTCGGACTCAACTCCGATAACCCAAAAGTATTTGTGGgactcaattcaatatttaGGGACTCAATTCAATGNNNNNNNNNNNNNNNNNNNNNNNNNNNNNNNNNNNNNNNNNNNNNNNNNNattttaatttgaaaaattattttgtagttaaaaatttataaaatgttcaaattttgtatctaagaattgaaaatttaaaacaagattccacgtaagtaattaattctgttaccaaaaaatctaaaaaatacatttacacagtttatttttatagtcattttacgtacaaatttggacgaaattacatattaaaaacctagaataactattttagttattttgttgtgattgtataatattattcttgggtaaacttgaaacttctaaagtatactattatatatctatgatagtaccacggttttttgttgatgtatatcgcgttataagtacctaatagatattatgatatgattaatttggaatttattatagatacctattattggtcaattttttttttaataccatagataagtatataagataacttatacttagactgacataccgtctccgctcagaatcgtttttcttatacagtgatattatatcattgaattcaaatttaataccatccattatacagtgacccacttgtaacctactgtacagcagagcgacatccacttatccaccttttttaaatattataaactataataattaataaaacatttaaatgattgtctatatacctagttaaaagAACAACTGATTAAAGATAAACAAAGTATGTCTGATCTTATGAATAAAATCGAAGAGGACGCAGATCGGGAAGTACTGGAGAAAAAGGCTGACTTTGTGAATAAATTGagagaattgaaaaaaatgaatttaaatcttAGAGGCGAACTTGGATCATACAAGATGAAAGCTAAAGCGTGCGTAACTTTTAGGTTAAAATTCTGCGGTGCTCGAAATGGACTGGAATAGTGTTCTAGATTATTAGTCTTTACGTCCGTTTCtgttggatataatataatttaaaatttaagagttcaggttcgtaaaaatattaattattcaaaaaatatattaaaagtataagcATGAAATTATATTTCGTAGCCTGTAATCTgtattgtcttataataattaactacaatgatataaaaaaatagagtaGGTGTCTACATTTTAGTTACGATCTATgactaaaaatgtttcaaagCCTATAAGCTGCGATTTTATGCATCAATATTATGTTGGCCCTTCACTAGCCGAATTCAAtcctgaaaaataatatgttcgcACATGGTCACTTAAAAGTAGGCCACCATTCGTCTATAATAATGACACTAAGATGCGAAAAAATACGAAGCTATGTGAAAATTATTACGAACATAGAACCGTTAAAGTGTTTAACATATACTCTGTATGCGATCCGattcaaaacattttccatttCGAGcactgtgtataataatattgaaatagttacttaattgttttaatgattaatttatgccaaattataatacaatgtataatgtataatattataatgtatcaatGTCGATTTAATAGAGCGTCGAAGGAAGCAGAAGACTTGGGCGGTCTACTTGAAAAATACGAAGAGGATATAGCTCAGCTGAAAGTATCAGTCAAGATCGAAGAACAGACCATCTTAGGACTTAAGAAGCAAATACAAGTTCGTGACGATATTATAGAACAAAAAGAATCGCGGATTTTTGAAGAGAAACTTAAAATGAAAGatatagaaaaacaattgttgCTGACGAAAGAAAATGTTAGTGAACTAGAACAAACGGTCGAGCCGTTAATAATGgaaattcaagaaaaaaaaaaaaactattgaagaCGTGAGTTTGTATTCATATGTACCAGGTAcctttatatagtaataaataataatattataaacattacgtcattatattatacttaccagTCTTTACACTTaacacaatacatattttttttgaaaattggtttAATGCCTATACAGGTGCGAGTGTGGAATGCATATTGACTACAGTACAAGTTAAAGTCtaatatacaaggtgattcaaaatgtatagtacattaatatactattactatacctattattgtaacataaatTTTGAATCACgccgtatatacaatatacataataatagtcaGTCgcaaatccattaaaatttgtCGGGGACtaactacatttttaacataaatttaagTGGGATGGCATCGAACCCACACATCTAAAAGACTGTATATTTTTTGGAGGGGGGTGAGCCCTCCTATCATCCATTATATATGCGCCTATGAACccactgataattataattataacaagtttataataactattattattacctatgtaatatgctaattatatattataacgtcagATATTGGCgatgaaaatatgtataatcctatggtggatagtattaaatccgaataattattgttgtcattGTGACGGGATGCAAAGGACAGATGGAATCGGAAATGTTAGGTATGGCAGCAGTGGTAAAACAGATGCAATTACGCTTATCCGAACAGCGTGACCGATTAAAGGCGTGTGGTCTGGAGCTCGATAAAAAAGAACAGACAATCCGTGACGTCAACCGAATTGTAAAAAACATTCAAGTTGATATCCACTCCGCCAGTGAACATTATCAAAATTCGGCAAAGCTAAAAGACGCAGTTAAAGTGAGTAGACGagattggaattttttttcctgtttttGTAAGAAGTTAGGCAATAAAAAGCAATATTTATGTCATGCACGAATGTCTGCGTGTACCCAAATAAAATGAGATaccaaatagaaaaaatatataataccaaacGTTCATTGTATGCTGCActgaaatttgttttaaaccCAGTTCGGTGTAACAAATGTCAAatacagttaatataatatattaatgagtaAAGAATAAGTGactgttatattgtattaagttaagttatggttcataattcatattaatttgtcATCCACTGATATGAAATTCAACTGGCACCCTCGGATTTGTAAATATGATTTCAGCGTCCCAGTGGCGTAATATGGTCGTGTTCGTGTGGggtattaaaacatttacacccccccccccccgccccgCCATTAAATACCAACAAAAAGAAATATGTtggtttatatcataataacctCTCAGTCCAACCATCGTGAcctgtaatttgtataatgtaagtattaagtagttaggtaataggtattaagaAGGTTttaatacataggcacatacgttaaaataattaattacatactatttaataacgTTTTAAGACGTACTTTTTAGAGTAGATTCGTGGAATAATCTgcgtatgcataatatacactaaaatctaaatcactaacttcaaaatgttatgaCCTTGGAACTAAGTCAGAATGAAAAATTCTGATCGCACCATTGTGctaaacttattaaaatatatacgtataggttgccgaaaaaaattctcaaaatctAAActgcattatttcaatatacttgtgcaatattgcaattataatgatttgtttttattgcgAAGTAATATTATCTAAGTTACAACTACTATAGGGGATTTGGTAGTGAGGAAAAAAAAAGCGAACGGGCGGCCGTACGAACGCGAACGCGTATATGTCCGTGTGCGCAGCCGTGGATTGTCGTAgctatattttgtaaacggCTATGGGTTGTGGGCGGCCACGTGTATAACATACCAAAAGTTATCCCcccttttttttgatttaagtatATCTCGGTCTGGTTTCAACATGGGTACCCCGTTTTACCACGAAAAATTTTGTCATTAGACCCTCTGAAAAGCCCCCACACAGTCGGggtacttttgacccccccccccttcaaaGTTATTTTGGAAAAACTCGAGATGTCGGTTTCTGAAACTCAAGCTTTCTTATAGTATGTAGGTCGGTGATGAAATTCGGCGTCTTGTGTCGAGACTGTACGAGACGTTTTTCCCCGTCTTCCGGAGCCCCGAAAGTTCAAAATTTGCGTTTTTCGGGGTGTTTCTGCACGGACACTTTTTTTTCGGCACGTAGAGCCGTTTTTGTAGTCGAGCCTTATAGAGGGCTTTGTGCTGTATCGATTGGAACCGATATCAACGTTATTCGACTTTTGGTTAGGGAGCTATGATTTATATAgtgttttttgtgttttaaacaactatattaaatgaaataatttaatgaagagaaaaaaattatttacgataCATCGATATTCGATAATGTTCAGTCGCAAATGTAGGTACGTTTCGTATCTCAGTTATCATATGCCAATCATAACTACTTTACCGATTGAGCAAAAATGATAATCGATcatgagaataaaaaaataaaaaaaggtgggtaagtggatgtcgctctgctgtacagtaggttacaagtgcagggtcactgtataatggacagtattaaatttgaattcaatgatataatatcactgtataagaaaaacgattctgagcggagacggtatgtcagtctaagtataaggtatcttatatacttatctatggtattaaaaaaaaaattgaccaataataggtatctataataaattccaaattaatcatatcacaatatccattaggtacttataagtgttataacgcgttatacatcaacaacaaatcgtggtactatcatagatatataatagtatactttagaagtttcaataatatacaatcacaaaaataaaggtgggtaagtggatgtcgctctgctgtacataaCATAACATTGAATTGAGTCCCGCAAATACTTTTGGGTTATCGGAGTTGAGTCCGAGCAATATTTTCAGGTTATTCGAGTTGAGTCCCTTAAGCCAATTAGCGTTACCCAGAAGACACCATGTGGGGGTTGACTGAGTAGTCtcccaaaaaatgtgtgtttgtatttttttaatcataataataataagtataaagagttaataagctaaaaaatattaaaaataataattattatgtataattgtataggtacactttttgtgtaatataataatgttaattattaaatagttttttttttaatcatataataataataataagtataaagaaaTTATGCTAACTCATAATTGAAAATTGGTTCAATTTGGTGGGGGGCTTAAGCCCTGACtatttatacattgaaaaaatcTGTGGGTACTAATGTTGAACaacgattattattagtatcttaaaatttaacacaacgttttaatggtatttataaattataagtatacaagtatattatatctatgttattccctaaatatttaaataaaaatatcgaacatgttaaacattaataatacatatgttttatttattatttattatatattatctaaacggactcaattcaaaatattaagataataccGTAGAACGGGGTGAAGTGGACCAGTTTTTGGTATATTTCTTAAGATTCCGAAGAATCTATTTGATCAAAACGATTGAAACGTggaatatataatctatacgtatgaataggtacaactacctattcatgattttttagcttattaactctttatacttattattattatgattaaaaaaatataaacacacattttttgggaGACTACTCAGTCAACCCCCACATGGTATCTTCTGGGTAACGCTAATTGGCTTAAGGGACTCAACTCGAATAACCTGAAAATATTGCTCGGACTCAACTCCGATAACCCAAAAGTATTTGTGGGACTCAATTCAATATTTGGGACTCAATTCAATGTtatccttcaaaaatattaagataataccctggactcaattcaaacacataaaagtagcatggactcaattcaatatcaccgcagtaggttacaagtgggtcactgtataatggatagtattaaatttgaattcaatgatataatatcactgtataagaaaaacgattctgagtggagacggtttgtcagtctaggtattaaaaaaaaattgacctataataggtatcaataataaattccaaattaatcatatcacaatatcaatcaggtaacgcgttatacatcgacaacaaaccgtggtactatcatagatatataatagtatactttagaagtttcaagtaaccacaaataatattatacaatcattacaatcacaacaaaataactaaaatagttattccaggttttagattctaagtggaacgatgtgttttttttttttattttttattttttaaatttttttttgtgtctgtcatcaccttttaggacagtaaaagtgcttggattttcttcaacagtaccttttctgataggaaagtgaatcaagttggtactttggggggtcaaaagtaggaaaaaaggaaaaacgggaatttttacgcaaaatctgttttgagaaaattgattttggtttttggtgtaactttaaaacgaatgactgtagatacatgcaattttcactggttgtttatatttccattttctatacatgataaatttttcaaaatattttgatttgttttgagctgtttacggacaatttcagtttccaatttaattagttttttttctatgaatgtcaataaaactttatttgttgagtaaaaatacttgaaaatttaatgcaaggcacctactatattgttacaatgacatttgaaaaatattaaaaatccttagtcagtttttttttattagcatttaaagttcaaaaattgacaaaatatggaaaaatcacgaaaattacctaattatgttgagttgatatttcgtaaaaatttttctttttagaactaagattttaaaatgtaatacaagattccatataggataatctacctttatcaaaaaaaaatgtctataagaaactcaaattaaatttttatgagcgtttgaaattcatatttttacNNNNNNNNNNNNNNNNNNNNNNNNNNNNNNNNNNNNNNNNNNNNNNNNNNttgtaagttttcaatttttttagtttttttttctataaatatcaataaagttttatctgttgggccaaaaagtgtaaaaaattaatacaaggctcctgatatattgttacaatagcagttgaaaaatattaaaaatacatagccacaattattttttataagcatttgaagttgaaattttgacaaaatttatcaaatttaaaattgaatatttattttgtagttaaaaaattataaaatgttcaacttttatatccaaggattgaaaatttaaaacaagattccacgtaaatgtttaattctgttgccaaaaattctaagaaatacataagcacagtttatttttatagtaattttaatttcaaatttggacgaaattacatattaaaaatcctggaataactattttagttattttgttgtgattgtaatgattgtataatattatttgtggttacttgaaacttctaaagtatactattatatatctatgatagtaccacggtttgttgttgatgtataacgcgttacctgattgatattgttatatgattaatttggaatttattattaatacctattataggtcaatttttttttaatactatagataagtatacctataataggtatgtctaatacctagactgacaaaccatctccacgcagaatcgtttttcttacctatacagtgatattatatcattgaattcaaatttaatactgtccattatacagtgacccacttgtatcctactgtacagcagagcgacatccacttacccacttttttttatttgttgtttctataaaatatactatattagtacctacaatagtaggtaggtgggtacctataaataataatatttatataattaaataagtaggtacataaatatggtttgccagtttaaaaaaagttgtggGGGGATACGACACCCAAATTTCCCCCCTCCATAATAATGCCACTGCAGCGTTCATTAAAATGAATGGTATTGTTTAACACGCAAATCGCTGATCAACCGACAATATTGTGACAgcacctatacattttaattaaagaataaagattattaaaaatatcttttaacattcacacataaaataattccctctaaaaaaaaatgtaaataata
It contains:
- the LOC100573575 gene encoding cilia- and flagella-associated protein 57-like, which translates into the protein MSDLMNKIEEDADREVLEKKADFVNKLRELKKMNLNLRGELGSYKMKAKAASKEAEDLGGLLEKYEEDIAQLKVSVKIEEQTILGLKKQIQVRDDIIEQKESRIFEEKLKMKDIEKQLLLTKENVSELEQTVEPLIMEIQEKKKNY